In Nostoc sp. GT001, a genomic segment contains:
- a CDS encoding carbohydrate ABC transporter permease, which yields MSVTPQTVSTTPKRTGGTKFSLKKILLFIIVVLIVLFSLAPALWQLLTSFKVNEDIAAVPTVYFPTRFTFNHYIELFTRRPFWRYIFNSAFVSITSTAVALAIGAPAAYALARLHPWGEKVILASILIVTLFPGILLFLGLLEIIQALKLGNNYLALIIPYTAINLPLTILVLKSFFEQLPKDLEDSARVDGYNTFQLLWQIVLPMTLPALVTTGILTFIFAWNEFIFALTFMTREELKTIPVAAAQLGGATIYEIPYGSIAAATVIGTLPLILLVLFFQRRIVQGLTAGAVKG from the coding sequence ATGAGTGTAACTCCCCAAACAGTTTCAACGACTCCAAAACGAACAGGGGGAACCAAGTTTTCTCTGAAAAAAATCTTGCTGTTTATCATAGTTGTATTAATAGTGCTATTTAGCCTAGCACCAGCCCTATGGCAATTGCTGACCTCGTTTAAAGTGAATGAGGATATTGCCGCCGTTCCTACTGTCTATTTCCCCACACGATTCACTTTCAATCACTACATTGAGTTATTCACCCGTCGGCCATTTTGGCGCTACATCTTCAACAGCGCTTTTGTGTCGATTACTTCTACCGCTGTAGCTTTAGCGATCGGCGCACCTGCGGCTTATGCCCTGGCACGGTTACACCCTTGGGGTGAAAAAGTTATCCTCGCCAGTATTTTAATTGTTACCTTATTTCCTGGAATTCTCTTGTTCTTAGGACTATTAGAAATTATCCAAGCGCTGAAATTGGGCAATAATTATCTTGCGCTGATTATACCCTATACTGCGATCAATTTGCCGCTAACAATTTTAGTACTTAAAAGCTTTTTTGAACAATTACCAAAAGACTTGGAAGATTCTGCTAGGGTCGATGGCTACAACACTTTTCAACTACTGTGGCAAATCGTGCTACCCATGACCCTTCCCGCCTTAGTTACTACTGGAATCCTCACTTTTATTTTTGCTTGGAACGAGTTTATTTTTGCTCTCACGTTTATGACTCGTGAAGAGTTGAAGACAATTCCCGTTGCTGCGGCTCAGTTGGGTGGTGCGACAATATATGAAATTCCCTATGGCTCGATCGCTGCTGCAACTGTCATCGGGACATTACCCCTGATTTTACTAGTTTTGTTTTTCCAGCGCCGGATTGTCCAAGGTCTTACCGCTGGTGCTGTCAAGGGATAG
- a CDS encoding sugar ABC transporter permease: MTNLHTLRNREQQTAWILLTPALLLLLFVFAYPILRAFWLSVFTRNLGTELQPVFSGLENYVRMAGDGRFWQSLWATTVFTTASVISELLLGLGIALVLNQAFVGRGIVRTTAIIPWALPTSLIGLAWSWIFNDQFGVVNDILLRLGLIKTGINWLGEPTLAMIALVFADVWKTTPFISILLLAGLQSISQDLYEAYSVDGATAWQSFRNITLPLLLPQILIAVLFRFAQAFGIFDLVAVMTGGGPGGATEVVSLYIYSTVMRYLDFGYGAALVVVTFLILIAAVAIASFLLNKYRAKTSGAI; the protein is encoded by the coding sequence ATGACAAATTTACATACACTTAGAAATCGAGAACAACAGACAGCCTGGATTTTATTAACACCCGCATTGCTGCTGTTGTTGTTTGTATTTGCCTACCCGATTTTACGAGCATTTTGGTTAAGCGTATTTACTAGAAATTTGGGAACAGAGTTACAACCTGTATTCTCTGGTTTAGAGAATTATGTGCGGATGGCGGGGGATGGTCGTTTTTGGCAGAGTTTGTGGGCGACAACCGTATTCACAACAGCATCGGTCATCTCAGAATTACTGCTAGGACTGGGGATTGCCCTTGTTCTCAATCAGGCGTTTGTTGGGCGAGGCATAGTGCGTACAACTGCCATTATCCCTTGGGCTTTGCCTACTTCTCTAATTGGTCTGGCGTGGTCTTGGATTTTTAACGACCAGTTTGGGGTTGTGAACGATATTCTGCTGCGCTTAGGGCTGATTAAGACTGGAATTAATTGGTTAGGAGAGCCAACGCTGGCGATGATCGCACTGGTTTTTGCTGATGTTTGGAAAACTACACCGTTTATCAGTATCCTATTGCTAGCTGGGTTGCAGTCGATATCACAAGACCTCTATGAAGCTTACTCGGTTGATGGGGCAACTGCTTGGCAAAGTTTCCGTAATATTACCCTGCCATTGCTGCTGCCGCAGATATTAATTGCAGTGCTATTTCGGTTTGCTCAAGCTTTCGGAATTTTTGACTTGGTTGCTGTGATGACCGGGGGCGGCCCTGGTGGCGCTACGGAAGTGGTGTCATTGTACATTTACTCTACGGTGATGCGCTACTTAGATTTTGGTTATGGAGCAGCCCTGGTAGTAGTGACATTCTTAATATTAATTGCGGCGGTGGCGATCGCTAGTTTCTTACTTAACAAATACCGTGCCAAAACATCAGGAGCCATTTAG
- a CDS encoding ABC transporter substrate-binding protein has product MLYRKPINNLQKFIQKQSYLHIGVFFATLLSIILFSWVALSQQPVTLNLLMTAPDAQPWRQGLIRDFEAENPGIRINLVEGPNATNLLEDLYTSSFILGESPYDLINMDVIWTSKFAAAGWLLPLGDRISKEELAAFSPQDVEGGRYQNQLYRIPVRSDVGMLYYREDLIKQAGLKPPETFDDLIRISQVLQKKKQVNWGYVWQGRQYEGLVAMFAEILDGFGGFWVKPDTLEVGLDRPETLQAIEFLRSTISEGVSPPGVTTYQEEDTRRLFQSGQVAFLRSWPYAWPLAQAENSPIRGKIAIKPMVHAPGKTGAACLGGWGLGIAKSSQHPEEAWKAIKYFTSREAQRRFIFSAGYVPSRRELFTDPGIVAKYPHYPQLLQVVDNAVLRPPIAQYAQTSDILQRYLSAALSGRMNPERAMQAAAAETRRLLAAGGRRQGGREQGENN; this is encoded by the coding sequence ATGTTGTACCGAAAGCCAATAAACAATTTGCAAAAATTCATTCAAAAACAAAGTTATCTGCATATAGGAGTTTTTTTCGCAACTCTCTTGAGCATCATATTGTTCAGTTGGGTAGCACTCTCGCAGCAACCAGTTACCCTCAATCTGTTAATGACTGCTCCTGATGCCCAACCTTGGAGGCAGGGTTTAATTAGAGACTTCGAGGCTGAGAACCCTGGTATTCGCATTAACCTAGTTGAAGGGCCGAATGCCACAAATTTGCTCGAAGACTTGTATACCTCATCTTTTATCTTAGGTGAATCCCCTTATGACCTGATTAATATGGATGTGATCTGGACATCCAAGTTTGCTGCTGCTGGATGGTTGCTACCTTTAGGCGATCGCATTTCTAAAGAGGAGTTGGCAGCATTTTCACCCCAGGATGTAGAAGGGGGACGTTATCAAAACCAGCTGTACCGCATTCCAGTGCGTTCCGACGTGGGAATGCTCTACTACCGAGAAGATTTAATCAAACAAGCGGGATTGAAACCACCAGAAACCTTTGATGATTTGATTAGAATTTCCCAAGTTTTGCAGAAGAAAAAGCAGGTGAATTGGGGCTATGTTTGGCAAGGTCGCCAATATGAAGGACTTGTGGCGATGTTTGCAGAAATCCTCGATGGCTTTGGTGGCTTCTGGGTTAAACCCGACACCCTCGAAGTTGGACTAGATCGACCAGAAACATTACAAGCCATTGAGTTTCTACGTAGTACCATCAGCGAAGGCGTTTCTCCTCCTGGAGTCACAACCTATCAAGAAGAAGACACCCGGCGCTTGTTTCAAAGTGGTCAAGTAGCGTTTTTACGTAGTTGGCCCTATGCGTGGCCTTTAGCACAGGCAGAAAATTCGCCAATTCGGGGCAAAATAGCGATTAAACCGATGGTTCATGCTCCTGGTAAGACGGGAGCGGCTTGTCTAGGTGGCTGGGGTTTAGGGATTGCGAAATCTTCTCAACATCCTGAAGAAGCTTGGAAAGCAATAAAGTATTTTACTAGTCGGGAAGCACAACGCCGATTCATTTTCAGTGCAGGTTATGTACCAAGTCGCCGGGAACTGTTTACAGATCCAGGGATTGTTGCTAAATACCCCCACTATCCGCAGTTATTGCAGGTCGTGGACAATGCAGTTTTACGCCCACCGATCGCGCAATATGCTCAGACATCAGATATTTTACAGCGTTATCTCAGCGCCGCATTATCCGGTCGAATGAATCCTGAACGAGCAATGCAAGCTGCTGCTGCGGAAACACGCCGACTGCTGGCGGCAGGGGGCAGGAGGCAGGGGGGCAGGGAGCAGGGGGAGAATAACTAA
- a CDS encoding tetratricopeptide repeat protein has product MKFVGRDQELQELDKLLQENNQVAIAAILGMGGLGKTELALQYAMTQRENYKGGLCWLQAKVEDFGVQVVRFARTQLDLKPPEEFDLPAQVQYCWRNWREGNVLLVVDDLTDYQQVKPYLQGASSRFKVLMTTRKKLGAAIKQLSLDVLQPDAALELLRSLLAETPGRIERELDVAKQLCAWLGYLPLGLELVGRYLARKQDLSISKMMGRLKEKEKPLEQPALVKPEADMTAQRGVQAAFELSWQELAEDDKQLGCVLSLFATAPIPWNLVEQCLPEQDEDELEEIRDDKLLNLHLLQRKGEGIYQLHPLLREFFQSKFTGLEQGEEFKRSFCQVMVTVAQEIPQTPTLEEINAVSLATPHTAEVANNLIQYVSDEDLIWPFLGLSRFYEGQGLYTQAEPWYQQCLSTVQNRLGDNHLHVASSLNNLALLYESQGKYNQAEPLYLQALELLKRLLGDNHPDVASSLNNLALLYNSQGKYDQAEPLFLQALELKQRLLGDNHPDVALSLNNLALLYDSQGRYDQAEPLFLQALELFKRLLGDNHPHVALSLNNLALLYESQEKYDQAEPLFLQALELFKRLLGDNHPHVALSLSSLAYLYNHQGKYDQAEPLYLQALELYKRLLGDNHPHVATNLHNLALLYYYQGKYDQAEPLFLQALELRQRLLGDNHPDVATSLNNLAYLYNSQGKYDQAEPLFLQALELRQRLLGDNHPDVATSLNNLALLYYYQGKYDQAEPLFLQALNILERGLGENHPNTVTCRESLANLRDYL; this is encoded by the coding sequence GTGAAATTTGTCGGACGCGATCAAGAACTGCAAGAACTCGACAAACTATTGCAGGAAAATAACCAAGTAGCCATTGCGGCTATTTTGGGAATGGGTGGACTGGGTAAAACAGAACTCGCCTTGCAATATGCCATGACTCAGCGCGAAAACTACAAAGGTGGACTGTGCTGGTTACAGGCGAAAGTTGAGGATTTTGGCGTTCAAGTCGTGCGGTTTGCCAGAACTCAGCTTGATTTAAAGCCACCAGAAGAATTTGATTTACCTGCACAAGTACAATACTGCTGGCGGAATTGGCGTGAGGGTAATGTGCTGCTGGTGGTGGATGATCTGACAGATTACCAGCAAGTCAAACCTTACCTACAGGGCGCATCTTCCAGATTTAAAGTGTTAATGACTACGCGCAAAAAGTTGGGTGCAGCTATCAAGCAATTATCTTTAGATGTATTACAACCAGATGCAGCGTTGGAGTTGTTACGGTCTTTGCTGGCAGAAACACCAGGGCGAATTGAGAGAGAATTAGATGTAGCAAAACAGTTGTGTGCATGGCTGGGGTATTTGCCTTTGGGTTTAGAGTTGGTGGGGCGATATCTGGCGCGGAAGCAGGATTTGTCTATATCGAAAATGATGGGGCGATTAAAGGAAAAGGAAAAGCCACTAGAACAACCTGCACTTGTCAAGCCAGAAGCCGATATGACAGCACAAAGGGGAGTGCAAGCAGCCTTTGAGTTGAGTTGGCAGGAATTAGCAGAAGATGATAAGCAATTAGGCTGTGTACTCAGTTTATTTGCAACCGCACCCATACCCTGGAACTTAGTAGAACAGTGTTTACCAGAGCAAGATGAGGATGAGTTAGAGGAAATTCGGGATGATAAATTATTGAATCTGCATCTACTCCAGCGCAAAGGTGAAGGAATCTATCAACTACATCCCCTACTGCGGGAATTTTTCCAATCTAAGTTTACAGGTTTAGAGCAAGGAGAGGAATTTAAGCGATCGTTTTGTCAGGTAATGGTAACAGTGGCTCAAGAAATTCCTCAAACTCCTACCCTTGAGGAAATTAACGCTGTTTCCCTTGCCACACCACACACAGCTGAAGTAGCAAACAATCTCATTCAATATGTCAGTGATGAAGATTTAATTTGGCCTTTCCTCGGCTTGAGTCGCTTCTATGAAGGACAAGGGTTATATACCCAAGCAGAACCTTGGTATCAGCAGTGTTTATCAACAGTACAAAACCGCTTGGGAGACAATCATCTCCATGTCGCCTCCAGCCTCAACAACTTGGCATTACTCTACGAATCCCAAGGAAAGTACAACCAAGCCGAACCCCTGTATCTCCAAGCTTTAGAACTCTTGAAACGCCTGCTGGGAGACAATCATCCCGATGTCGCCTCCAGCCTCAACAACTTGGCATTACTCTACAATTCCCAAGGAAAGTACGACCAAGCCGAACCCCTTTTTCTCCAAGCTTTAGAACTCAAACAACGCCTACTGGGAGACAATCATCCCGATGTCGCCCTAAGCCTCAACAATTTGGCATTACTCTACGATTCCCAAGGAAGGTACGACCAAGCCGAACCCCTTTTTCTCCAAGCTTTAGAACTCTTTAAACGCCTGCTGGGAGACAATCATCCCCATGTCGCCCTAAGCCTCAACAACTTGGCATTACTCTACGAATCCCAAGAAAAGTACGACCAAGCCGAACCCCTGTTTCTCCAAGCTTTAGAACTCTTTAAACGCCTGCTGGGAGACAATCATCCCCATGTCGCCCTAAGCCTCAGCAGCTTGGCATATCTCTACAATCACCAAGGAAAGTATGACCAAGCCGAACCCCTATATCTCCAAGCTTTAGAACTCTATAAACGCCTGCTGGGAGACAATCATCCCCATGTCGCCACCAACCTCCACAATTTGGCATTACTTTACTATTACCAAGGAAAATACGACCAAGCCGAACCCCTGTTTCTCCAAGCTTTAGAACTCAGACAACGCCTGCTGGGAGACAATCATCCTGATGTCGCCACCAGCCTCAACAACTTGGCATATCTCTACAATTCTCAAGGAAAGTACGACCAAGCCGAACCCCTGTTTCTACAAGCTTTAGAACTCAGACAACGCCTGCTGGGAGACAATCATCCCGATGTCGCCACCAGCCTCAACAACTTGGCATTACTTTACTATTACCAAGGAAAGTACGACCAAGCCGAACCCCTGTTTCTCCAAGCTTTGAATATTTTAGAGCGAGGTTTAGGAGAGAATCATCCTAATACTGTGACTTGTCGTGAGAGTTTAGCAAATTTGCGCGATTATCTCTAA